One segment of Urocitellus parryii isolate mUroPar1 chromosome 5, mUroPar1.hap1, whole genome shotgun sequence DNA contains the following:
- the Ldb1 gene encoding LIM domain-binding protein 1 isoform X4, with the protein MSVGCACPGCSSKSFKLYSPKEPPNGNAFPPFHPGTMLDRDVGPTPMYPPTYLEPGIGRHTPYGNQTDYRIFELNKRLQNWTEECDNLWWDAFTTEFFEDDAMLTITFCLEDGPKRYTIGRTLIPRYFRSIFEGGATELYYVLKHPKEAFHSNFVSLDCDQGSMVTQHGKPMFTQVCVEGRLYLEFMFDDMMRIKTWHFSIRQHRELIPRSILAMHAQDPQMLDQLSKNITRCGLSNSTLNYLRLCVILEPMQELMSRHKTYSLSPRDCLKTCLFQKWQRMVAPPAEPARQQPSKRRKRKMSGGSTMSSGGGNTNNSNSKKKSPASTFALSSQVPESGGDFRKRKQLRRNNISQRRLENDWQP; encoded by the exons ATGTCAGTGGGCTGTGCCTGTCCTG gTTGTTCCTCAAAGTCATTCAAGCTGTACTCACCGAAGGAGCCCCCGAACGGCAACGCCTTCCCTCCCTTTCATCCCGGCACCATGCTGGATCGGGATGTGGG CCCAACTCCCATGTACCCACCTACATACCTGGAACCTGGGATTGG GAGGCACACACCATATGGTAACCAAACTGACTACAGAATATTCGAGCTTAACAAACGGCTTCAGAACTGGACAGAG GAGTGCGACAATCTCTGGTGGGATGCTTTCACGACTGAGTTCTTTGAGGATGATGCCATGTTGACCATCACTTTCTGCCTGGAGGATGGACCAAAGAGATACA CCATTGGCCGGACCTTGATCCCACGCTACTTCCGCAGCATTTTTGAGGGGGGTGCTACGGAGCTGTATTATGTGCTTAAGCATCCCAAGGAGGCATTCCACAGCAACTTTGTGTCCCTCGACTGTGACCAGGGCAGCATGGTGACCCAGCACGGCAAACCCATGTTTACCCAG GTGTGTGTGGAGGGCCGGTTGTACCTGGAATTCATGTTTGATGACATGATGCGGATAAAGACGTGGCACTTCAGCATTCGGCAGCACCGAGAGCTCATCCCCCGGAGCATCCTTGCCATGCAT GCCCAGGACCCCCAGATGTTGGATCAGCTCTCTAAAAATATCACCCGGTGTGGATTATCCAATTCTACTCTCAACTACCTCCGA CTCTGTGTGATACTTGAGCCCATGCAGGAGCTCATGTCCCGCCACAAGacctacagcctcagcccccgaGACTGCCTCAAGACCTGCCTTTTCCAGAAGTGGCAGCGCATGGTAGCACCCCCCG CGGAGCCTGCACGGCAACAGCCCAGCAAACGGCGGAAACGGAAGATGTCAGGGGGCAGCACCATGAGTTCAGGGGGTGGCAACACTAACAACAGCAACAGTAAGAAGAAGAGCCCAGCCAGCACCTTCGCCCTCTCCAGCCAGGTACCT
- the Ldb1 gene encoding LIM domain-binding protein 1 isoform X2: MSVGCACPGCSSKSFKLYSPKEPPNGNAFPPFHPGTMLDRDVGPTPMYPPTYLEPGIGRHTPYGNQTDYRIFELNKRLQNWTEECDNLWWDAFTTEFFEDDAMLTITFCLEDGPKRYTIGRTLIPRYFRSIFEGGATELYYVLKHPKEAFHSNFVSLDCDQGSMVTQHGKPMFTQVCVEGRLYLEFMFDDMMRIKTWHFSIRQHRELIPRSILAMHAQDPQMLDQLSKNITRCGLSNSTLNYLRLCVILEPMQELMSRHKTYSLSPRDCLKTCLFQKWQRMVAPPAEPARQQPSKRRKRKMSGGSTMSSGGGNTNNSNSKKKSPASTFALSSQVPDHFLQEISFLQMFPSSWYMLSMDGSPSQESNPTC; the protein is encoded by the exons ATGTCAGTGGGCTGTGCCTGTCCTG gTTGTTCCTCAAAGTCATTCAAGCTGTACTCACCGAAGGAGCCCCCGAACGGCAACGCCTTCCCTCCCTTTCATCCCGGCACCATGCTGGATCGGGATGTGGG CCCAACTCCCATGTACCCACCTACATACCTGGAACCTGGGATTGG GAGGCACACACCATATGGTAACCAAACTGACTACAGAATATTCGAGCTTAACAAACGGCTTCAGAACTGGACAGAG GAGTGCGACAATCTCTGGTGGGATGCTTTCACGACTGAGTTCTTTGAGGATGATGCCATGTTGACCATCACTTTCTGCCTGGAGGATGGACCAAAGAGATACA CCATTGGCCGGACCTTGATCCCACGCTACTTCCGCAGCATTTTTGAGGGGGGTGCTACGGAGCTGTATTATGTGCTTAAGCATCCCAAGGAGGCATTCCACAGCAACTTTGTGTCCCTCGACTGTGACCAGGGCAGCATGGTGACCCAGCACGGCAAACCCATGTTTACCCAG GTGTGTGTGGAGGGCCGGTTGTACCTGGAATTCATGTTTGATGACATGATGCGGATAAAGACGTGGCACTTCAGCATTCGGCAGCACCGAGAGCTCATCCCCCGGAGCATCCTTGCCATGCAT GCCCAGGACCCCCAGATGTTGGATCAGCTCTCTAAAAATATCACCCGGTGTGGATTATCCAATTCTACTCTCAACTACCTCCGA CTCTGTGTGATACTTGAGCCCATGCAGGAGCTCATGTCCCGCCACAAGacctacagcctcagcccccgaGACTGCCTCAAGACCTGCCTTTTCCAGAAGTGGCAGCGCATGGTAGCACCCCCCG CGGAGCCTGCACGGCAACAGCCCAGCAAACGGCGGAAACGGAAGATGTCAGGGGGCAGCACCATGAGTTCAGGGGGTGGCAACACTAACAACAGCAACAGTAAGAAGAAGAGCCCAGCCAGCACCTTCGCCCTCTCCAGCCAGGTACCT